DNA sequence from the bacterium genome:
TTTCAAAACCGCAGGAAGGACATCTCATTCCACCACCCAGGTATCGCCCGCATTGAAAAGTTTTTCGAGATCTCCCTTGCCATACAGATTGATCGACTTTTCCACCTGGCCCAGCATCATTTCATCGTACGTGGGCTTTCTAATGTTTCGGAATACTCCCACCGGCACAGGAAAATCAGGATAGCTCATGCCGGACAGCAGATAAGCCAGAGTGGGATCCGGATCCTCTTCATCGTACACAAGAAGGTCGAATTCGCTGACGCCATTACCAAGCTTCACCACTTCCAGTTTTATTCCTTTCAAGACAAGACCTTTGTCATGATCTTTTCCGAAAATCAACGGTTTGCCATGCTGAATGGCGATCATGCGATCATCACGAATCTCTCGATCGGTAAAATTCCGGAAAGCGCCGTCATTGAAGATGTTGCAATTTTGAAATACTTCTACAAAAGCTGCTCCTTTGTGTTTGGCGACTCTCTGCAAAATTTCCACAAGATGTTTTGTATCCACATCCAGGGATCGAGCAACAAAAGTCGCTTCAGCAGCAAGCGCAAGATGAATCGGATTGATCGGGTAATCGATGGAACCCATCGGAGTGGATTTCGTTTTTTTTCCGAGCTCGGAAGTCGGCGAGTACTGTCCCTTCGTCAATCCATAGATCTTGTTGTTGAACAGAATGATTTTCAGATCGACATTGCGGCGCATGCAATGCACGAGATGATTTCCGCCGATGCTCAATCCATCCCCATCGCCGGTGATTACCCATACGAAGAGATCCGGGTTGCTGAGCTTAACCCCGGACGCGACCGCCGGAGCGCGACCATGAATCGAATGAAGTCCGTAAGTATTAACGTAATACGGAAAACGGCTGGAACAACCGATGCCGGAAACCATGACGAATTTTTCACGTGGCACCCCAAGATCCGGCAACACTTTTTGCGTTTGCGCAAGGATGGAATAGTCGCCACATCCGGGACACCATCGCACTTCCTGATCGGATTCGAAATCTTTTCGCGTTAATTTTGCAGTTGAATCAATTGCTGTGCTCATATTAGCTCTCTAACACTTCCTCAATCTTGTCGACTATCTCAGAAATCTTAAATGGTTTCCCTTTTACTTTGGAAAACGGAATTGTAGGAACCAGGAATTTTGCGCGAAGCAACCAGCTGAGTTGTCCAAGATTCAATTCGGGAACAAGAATTTTTTCAAAGCGGCCAAGGATATCTGGAAGATTTTTAGGAAACGGGTTGAGATAGCGCAAGTGAATACTGGAGACAGGCAAGTTGCGTGCCTGAACTTCTTCTACCGCTGCGTTAATTGCGCCGAAGGTACCGCCCCAACCAACCACGAGGACTTCCCCTTCCGGCTCGCCGAAAACTTGAAGATCCGGAATATCATTCGCGATCCTGGCAATTTTTTCAGCGCGCAATTCCACCATCCTCATGTGGTTGTCCGGATCATAACTAACGTTTCCGGTAATGTTCTGTTTTTCCAATCCACCGATCCGGTGTTCCAAACCCGGCGTTCCGGGAATCGCCCATGGCCGGGACAGAGTTGCTTCATCGCGCAAGTAAGGAAAGTATCCTTCCGCTTCCGTTCGAAACCGAACTTCAATTTTCGGAAGATCTTCCACTTTTGGAATCTTCCAGGGTTCTGATCCATTTGCCAGATAACCATCTGAAAGATACAAAACCGGCGTCATATATTTAATCGCAATGCGCCATGCTTCGATCGCCATATAAAAACAATCTCCCGGAGTTGCAGGAGCGATGATGGCAACGGGTGATTCGCTGTTCCGACCGAACATTGCCTGCAACAGATCTGCTTGCTCCGTTTTCGTAGGCAGTCCAGTACTCGGCCCGCCTCTTTGGACGTCCACTATCACCACCGGCAGTTCGGTCATGACGGCCAGGTTGATTCCTTCCGATTTCAAACAGATTCCCGGGCCGCTTGTGCCAGTTAAACCAAGATTGCCCGCGAACGAAGCGCCGATTGCCGCTGAGATCGCGGCGATTTCGTCTTCGCACTGCATTGTCTTTACGCCGAAATTCTGATGGCGCGAAAGTTCATGCAAAATATCGCTTGCCGGAGTGATCGGATAACTTGCATAAAAGAGCGGGACGTTGGCCAACGCGGAAGCGGTCACAAAACCGATCGCGGTCGCTTCATTTCCCATAATGTTACGATATTTTCCAGGTGTTAGCGAAGCCTTCGGCACCTGATAATGCGTGGTGAACATCTCTGTTGTTTCGCCGTAGTAATAACCGGCCTTCAGCGCCAGAGTGTTCGCTTTCGCAACCTCGAGATTCTTCTTGAATTTCGCATCAATCCAATCCAGGGTTTGCTTCATCGGCCTGTCATACAGCCAGTACATCAAACCCAGTGCAAAGAAGTTCTTACAGCGGTCGACATCTTTCTTCGTTAGCTTGCATTCCGCGAGCGCGTTCGCATTCAAGGAAGTGATCGGCAAAGAAAAGAGGCGATAACCGGAAAGGGAGCCGTCTTCCAGTGGATTTTTTGCATAGCCCGCCTTTTTCAAATTCCCTTCCGTAAATGCATCGGAATTTACGATCAGAATACCGCCCGATTCGAGATCGGCTACGTTCACTTTCAAAGCCGCTGGATTCATCGCCACCAGAACATTTGGCTCATCTCCGGGAGTCTTGATATCCCGGCTGCTGAAATTGACCTGGAATCCGCTTACACCGGGCAACGATCCGGCAGGCGCCCGGATTTCCGCAGGAAAATCGGGAAGTGTGCTGATGTCATTACCAAAAACTGCAGAAGTATTTGTAAATTGTGTGCCGGTCAGCTGCATGCCGTCGCCGGAATCACCGGCAAAACGAATGGTGACTGTTTGCACATCTTTTCTATCTTTTACGGGCATGTTTCTTCAAACTCCATCGCTTGGGTAGCTTTCCAATAAATATAATGATTTTCTCACGCACCGTCAGTTTGCTCGAAAGGTTCCCGACGAAGCTGTACGTTCAGGATTTCTTCCGGATAGAGCTCGGCCAGGAACTGAATAATGTTCCGGATTTGCAAAAGGCCGGTGCATTTCCCTTTTGCATCCACCAGGGGAACGTTCCGAAAGCCGAACTGGTTCATGATGCTGATTGCTTGGCCGACCGTATCATCAGGGGAAAGAGTCTTGACTGGTGAGCTCATGAACTCGTCAACAGGTCGTTTGCGATCAGCCGCTGTACTCAAAACTTTGGTCAAATAATCCCGTTCCGTGAAAATGCCTATGCAGCGTTTTTCCTTGCAAATAAGCACACAACTGGCGTGCTCTTTTCTCATGAGATCGACCACTTCGGTTAAAAGAGTTCCCGATTCAATGTAGGTAGCCTGATCGAGCGGAAGATGACGAATTCGCTTGGTTTGAATTTCTTGTTCGCGCATAAAACTTTACCAGGAAGGTTCGATCGTCACCCCAAGCGGTAGTTTAATAATATGAAGGCCCGGGACAACTTTTGTCAGGCACCCGAGAGCAGTCACTTCTTGACTTTCCGCATCGCGGCGAATGATAATTTGACAATTTCTGCAGTCGCCGTTCCAGCAGAAGTTACCATACGCCACCTCGGAATTCAAGTATTGAAGCACCCGGAGCAGAGTGTTGTTTTCCGGTACCTGATACTCCTTTCCTTTGTAGTAAATGGGAATCAGCCGCGAATAAGGTTCGTAAATGTCACTATCTGGCTCTTCCGGCGGTCCCATCATCCTATCTATACAGACGGTTTCCCTTTGATCAGCTCCATAAATTCCATTCGCGTTTCAACATGAGTGCGGAAAGTGCCGAGCATGGAAGATGTGATGGCTACGGAATTCTGTTTTTCAACTCCGCGCATCATCATGCAAAGGTGCATCGCTTCAATGACCACTCCCACTCCATAGGGATTTAACGATTCGTGAATCGTATCTGCAATCTGTGAAGTTAGCCGTTCTTGCACTTGCAGCCGCCTGCTGAACATCTCCACCAATCGCACGATCTTGCTGAGTCCTACTATTTTCCTGCGGGGGATGTACGCGACATGGCATTTTCCAAAAAATGGCAACAGATGATGCTCGCACATGCTGAAAAGATCAATGTTTTTGACAATGACCATTTCGTCGTAATCTTCGACGAAGAGAGCAGTGTTTAGAAGCGCGTGTGGATCCTCAGAATAGCCCTTCGTGAAGAAACGAAGCGCTTTCTCGACTCTCTCCGGAGTGCGCTTCAGTCCATCTCGCGAAGGGTCCTCACCCACTTCACGCAGGATTTGCTCAATCAAGTCTTTCATGTTTCATTCCATATTAACATGATAAAATAATGCTCCGTGTTCGCTGTGACTCCGTGGTAAGTTAGTCCTCAAGAGGGGGTAAATTGTGGCCGAAAATCGCTGTAATCAGTGTGGGGCAAGCAATGCGCCCCAAGCAAAATTTTGCGGGAGTTGTGGCGCTACCTTAGCCGGCTCCTATAATCAACCTCAACCTCCACCTCCACCTAACTATATCGGACCGCAACCGGGCCCGATACCCCCACAACCATCGAGCGGTGGATCCAGCAACAAAGCCATGTTTTCCTTGATTCTCGGAATCCTCAGCTTTATTTGTTGTGGACCTTTTAGCGGCATCCCCGGCGCCATTCTTGGAAAAATGGAAATGGACGCTATTAAACAAGGCCGCGCACCGGAATCCAATATGGGAATGGCGAAAGCCGGATTCTGGATCAGCATCATCGGCAGCGCGCTCTACGTTCTCGGTTTCATCCTCGCTCTTTTGTTTGGATTTCTCAGCAGTCTCACGGATTTGTATTGAGAATCGTATCGAAATGAGTAAACAAAGTAGCGCGGACGTCTGGTCCGCGTTTCTTATAATTCTTTTCATTGCGCTTATCGGATGCCAAAAGCAGCCGCCAACAGCACCCGATGTCACTCCGGCCACACCGGAGACTTCGCAGGAACCGGTTCAGAAACTGGCCCGCGACGCATCAGAAAAAATCCAGCTGACTCTGAAAAACGATGCGGCTTCCACGATTGAGATCCTGGGTTTGGACAGTCATGAGATCTTCCCGGCGCCGGCTTTCACCTTCTTCACAAACGCGCTGACCACGCAGCTTGCCAGTCTGGGCATTCAGAAAACTCCAGGTGTTTGGAAACTGAAAGGAGACCTGTCAAAGCAGCGCGGCCAGGTGGTTTTTTCTTTCGAGATTTTCAAAAACGGA
Encoded proteins:
- a CDS encoding 2-oxoacid:acceptor oxidoreductase subunit alpha: MPVKDRKDVQTVTIRFAGDSGDGMQLTGTQFTNTSAVFGNDISTLPDFPAEIRAPAGSLPGVSGFQVNFSSRDIKTPGDEPNVLVAMNPAALKVNVADLESGGILIVNSDAFTEGNLKKAGYAKNPLEDGSLSGYRLFSLPITSLNANALAECKLTKKDVDRCKNFFALGLMYWLYDRPMKQTLDWIDAKFKKNLEVAKANTLALKAGYYYGETTEMFTTHYQVPKASLTPGKYRNIMGNEATAIGFVTASALANVPLFYASYPITPASDILHELSRHQNFGVKTMQCEDEIAAISAAIGASFAGNLGLTGTSGPGICLKSEGINLAVMTELPVVIVDVQRGGPSTGLPTKTEQADLLQAMFGRNSESPVAIIAPATPGDCFYMAIEAWRIAIKYMTPVLYLSDGYLANGSEPWKIPKVEDLPKIEVRFRTEAEGYFPYLRDEATLSRPWAIPGTPGLEHRIGGLEKQNITGNVSYDPDNHMRMVELRAEKIARIANDIPDLQVFGEPEGEVLVVGWGGTFGAINAAVEEVQARNLPVSSIHLRYLNPFPKNLPDILGRFEKILVPELNLGQLSWLLRAKFLVPTIPFSKVKGKPFKISEIVDKIEEVLES
- a CDS encoding (2Fe-2S)-binding protein, encoding MMGPPEEPDSDIYEPYSRLIPIYYKGKEYQVPENNTLLRVLQYLNSEVAYGNFCWNGDCRNCQIIIRRDAESQEVTALGCLTKVVPGLHIIKLPLGVTIEPSW
- a CDS encoding 2-oxoacid:ferredoxin oxidoreductase subunit beta — encoded protein: MSTAIDSTAKLTRKDFESDQEVRWCPGCGDYSILAQTQKVLPDLGVPREKFVMVSGIGCSSRFPYYVNTYGLHSIHGRAPAVASGVKLSNPDLFVWVITGDGDGLSIGGNHLVHCMRRNVDLKIILFNNKIYGLTKGQYSPTSELGKKTKSTPMGSIDYPINPIHLALAAEATFVARSLDVDTKHLVEILQRVAKHKGAAFVEVFQNCNIFNDGAFRNFTDREIRDDRMIAIQHGKPLIFGKDHDKGLVLKGIKLEVVKLGNGVSEFDLLVYDEEDPDPTLAYLLSGMSYPDFPVPVGVFRNIRKPTYDEMMLGQVEKSINLYGKGDLEKLFNAGDTWVVE
- a CDS encoding CBS domain-containing protein, encoding MREQEIQTKRIRHLPLDQATYIESGTLLTEVVDLMRKEHASCVLICKEKRCIGIFTERDYLTKVLSTAADRKRPVDEFMSSPVKTLSPDDTVGQAISIMNQFGFRNVPLVDAKGKCTGLLQIRNIIQFLAELYPEEILNVQLRREPFEQTDGA
- a CDS encoding DUF4190 domain-containing protein, with the translated sequence MFSLILGILSFICCGPFSGIPGAILGKMEMDAIKQGRAPESNMGMAKAGFWISIIGSALYVLGFILALLFGFLSSLTDLY
- the folE gene encoding GTP cyclohydrolase I FolE; this translates as MKDLIEQILREVGEDPSRDGLKRTPERVEKALRFFTKGYSEDPHALLNTALFVEDYDEMVIVKNIDLFSMCEHHLLPFFGKCHVAYIPRRKIVGLSKIVRLVEMFSRRLQVQERLTSQIADTIHESLNPYGVGVVIEAMHLCMMMRGVEKQNSVAITSSMLGTFRTHVETRMEFMELIKGKPSV